A stretch of Arthrobacter sp. NEB 688 DNA encodes these proteins:
- the pheT gene encoding phenylalanine--tRNA ligase subunit beta, translated as MRVPVEWLREYVAVPQEARGLDIAASLVSVGLEEEGLHGGGVTGPLVVGRVLTLEKEPQKNGKTINWCSVDVGSANGTGEPQGIVCGAHNFEAGDLVVVILPGGVLPTPQGPLEVSARRTYGHVSAGMICSERELGLGEDHDGIIVLTRRYADDPAMLERCVPGADAIALLGLDRETVEVNVTPDRGYCFSVRGVAREYGHATGAAFTDPVTALAAAAPAGGPGGYPVELADEAPIRGRAGCDRFVARVVRGIDTTAPSPAWLRARLTEAGMRPISLAVDVTNYVMLGLGQPLHAYDLARLGERIVVRRARAGERMTTLDDVERTLTPEDLLITDGGEVPIGIAGVMGGASTEVSASTTDVLIEAAHFDPVSIARSARRHRLPSEASRRFERGVDPLLPPAAVQLAVELLVRHGGGTPDDAVTDVGTVAEPAAVTMPVSFPSRIVGVDYEAATVVEVLEQIGCRVAVAGDVLTVVPPTWRPDLTSAEDLVEEVARIHGYDRIPSVLPTPPGGSGLTHAQRVRRTVADLLAAQGLSEVWGAPFVGEDRWSALGLDVAAESARTVRIANPLSDEQPWMRTSLVSTMVDALRRNVSRGAKDVALFELGLVTALTGSRQAAPTEDVGVHPSEETLATIRAAVPPQPRHLAVLLAGDRDRAGWWGAGRRAEVFDVLELVDAVAAALGVEVVVTADAAMPWHPGRCARVSLADGTVLGHVGELHPKVVAALGLPARTVGGELDLDALTRAADRTATATTLATYPMAQSDVALVVDATVPAADVHEALVAGGGDLLEEVRLFDVYEGDQVGEGRRSLAYRLTFRSRERTMTTDEVSALRDAAVAEAARVHGAVQRA; from the coding sequence ATGCGGGTTCCGGTCGAGTGGCTGCGCGAGTACGTCGCGGTCCCGCAGGAGGCGCGCGGTCTCGACATCGCCGCCTCGCTCGTCTCCGTCGGGCTCGAGGAGGAGGGGCTGCACGGGGGCGGCGTCACCGGCCCCCTCGTCGTCGGGCGCGTGCTCACGCTCGAGAAGGAGCCGCAGAAGAACGGCAAGACGATCAACTGGTGCTCGGTCGACGTCGGGTCGGCCAACGGCACCGGCGAGCCCCAGGGCATCGTCTGCGGCGCCCACAACTTCGAGGCCGGCGACCTCGTCGTCGTCATCCTGCCCGGCGGGGTGCTGCCCACGCCGCAGGGCCCGCTCGAGGTCTCGGCCCGCAGGACCTACGGCCACGTCTCGGCCGGGATGATCTGCTCCGAGCGCGAGCTCGGCCTCGGCGAGGACCACGACGGCATCATCGTGCTGACCCGCCGCTACGCCGACGACCCGGCGATGCTCGAGCGCTGCGTCCCCGGCGCCGACGCCATCGCCCTGCTGGGCCTGGACCGCGAGACGGTCGAGGTCAACGTCACGCCCGACCGCGGGTACTGCTTCTCGGTCCGCGGCGTAGCCCGCGAGTACGGCCACGCGACGGGTGCCGCGTTCACCGACCCCGTGACGGCGCTCGCCGCCGCGGCGCCGGCCGGCGGCCCGGGCGGGTACCCCGTCGAGCTCGCCGACGAAGCCCCGATCCGCGGCCGGGCGGGCTGCGACCGGTTCGTCGCGCGCGTCGTGCGCGGCATCGACACCACCGCGCCCAGCCCTGCCTGGCTGCGGGCCCGGCTCACCGAGGCCGGGATGCGCCCGATCTCGCTGGCCGTCGACGTGACGAACTACGTGATGCTGGGCCTCGGCCAGCCGCTGCACGCCTACGACCTCGCCCGCCTCGGCGAGCGGATCGTCGTGCGGCGCGCCCGGGCCGGTGAGCGGATGACCACCCTCGACGACGTCGAGCGCACCCTCACGCCCGAGGACCTGCTCATCACCGACGGCGGCGAGGTGCCGATCGGCATCGCCGGCGTCATGGGCGGCGCCTCGACCGAGGTGTCGGCCTCCACGACCGACGTGCTCATCGAGGCCGCGCACTTCGACCCGGTGTCGATCGCCCGGTCCGCCCGCCGGCACCGCCTGCCGTCCGAGGCCTCGCGCCGGTTCGAGCGCGGGGTCGACCCGCTGCTGCCGCCCGCCGCGGTCCAGCTGGCCGTCGAGCTCCTCGTCCGCCACGGCGGCGGCACGCCGGACGACGCCGTGACCGACGTCGGGACGGTGGCCGAGCCGGCCGCCGTGACCATGCCGGTGTCCTTCCCGAGCCGGATCGTCGGCGTCGACTACGAGGCGGCGACGGTCGTCGAGGTGCTCGAGCAGATCGGCTGCCGCGTGGCGGTGGCTGGCGACGTGCTGACGGTCGTGCCCCCGACCTGGCGCCCGGACCTCACGAGCGCCGAGGACCTCGTCGAGGAGGTCGCCCGCATCCACGGCTACGACCGCATCCCGTCGGTCCTGCCGACCCCGCCCGGCGGCTCCGGCCTCACCCACGCCCAGCGGGTGCGGCGCACCGTCGCCGACCTGCTCGCCGCGCAGGGGCTCTCCGAGGTGTGGGGCGCGCCGTTCGTCGGCGAGGACCGCTGGAGCGCGCTCGGGCTCGACGTCGCCGCCGAGTCGGCGCGCACCGTGCGCATCGCCAACCCACTCTCGGACGAGCAGCCGTGGATGCGCACGTCGCTCGTCTCGACGATGGTGGACGCGCTGCGCCGCAACGTCTCCCGTGGTGCCAAGGACGTGGCGCTCTTCGAGCTCGGGCTCGTCACCGCCCTGACCGGGTCGCGACAGGCCGCCCCCACGGAGGACGTCGGCGTGCACCCGTCCGAGGAGACGCTGGCTACCATCCGCGCCGCGGTTCCGCCGCAGCCGCGCCACCTCGCCGTGCTCCTCGCGGGCGACCGCGACCGCGCCGGCTGGTGGGGCGCCGGGCGCCGGGCCGAGGTGTTCGACGTCCTCGAGCTCGTCGACGCGGTGGCTGCGGCCCTCGGCGTCGAGGTCGTCGTCACCGCCGACGCCGCGATGCCGTGGCACCCCGGCCGGTGCGCGCGCGTGTCGCTCGCCGACGGGACGGTCCTCGGCCACGTCGGCGAGCTGCACCCCAAGGTGGTCGCGGCGCTCGGGCTCCCGGCTCGCACGGTCGGCGGCGAGCTCGACCTCGACGCGCTGACCCGCGCGGCCGACCGCACGGCGACGGCGACCACGCTCGCCACCTACCCGATGGCGCAGAGCGACGTCGCGCTCGTCGTCGACGCGACGGTGCCGGCCGCCGACGTGCACGAGGCCCTCGTCGCGGGCGGGGGTGACCTCCTCGAGGAGGTGCGCCTCTTCGACGTCTACGAGGGCGACCAGGTCGGGGAGGGTCGGCGCTCGCTGGCCTACCGCCTGACCTTCCGCAGCCGCGAGCGGACGATGACGACCGACGAGGTGTCCGCGCTGCGCGACGCCGCGGTCGCCGAGGCCGCGCGCGTCCACGGGG
- the pheS gene encoding phenylalanine--tRNA ligase subunit alpha, producing the protein MSGPNTSYDPVEVAALDPATIDAAVEAALAGAAGASSLEELKAVRGAHQGDKSPLALANREIGALPPSAKAEAGKRVGQARGRVGQAFTARQAELEAERDERILVEEAVDVTLPTGRRPLGRRHPIELMSQRIADLFVGMGWEVAEGPEIEAEWFNFDALNFDADHPARQMQDTFYVDPPQDGLVLRTHTSPVQARTLLERGVPVYVAAIGRVFRTDELDATHMPAFHQVEGLAVDEGITMAHLKGTLDRLAAELFGDGITTRLRPSFFPFTEPSAEMDLRCFVCRGEDPDCRTCKGTGWIEWGGCGMVNRNVLLACGVDPDRYTGFAFGMGVDRALMFRTGVSDMRDMIEGDVRFDAQFGMEI; encoded by the coding sequence ATGTCCGGACCCAACACCAGCTACGACCCCGTCGAGGTCGCCGCGCTCGACCCCGCCACCATCGACGCCGCCGTCGAGGCGGCGCTCGCCGGCGCCGCCGGTGCGAGCAGCCTCGAGGAGCTCAAGGCCGTCCGCGGCGCGCACCAGGGCGACAAGAGCCCGCTCGCCCTCGCCAACCGCGAGATCGGTGCGCTGCCGCCGAGCGCGAAGGCCGAGGCCGGCAAGCGCGTCGGCCAGGCCCGCGGCCGCGTCGGGCAGGCCTTCACGGCCCGCCAGGCCGAGCTCGAGGCCGAGCGCGACGAGCGCATCCTCGTCGAGGAGGCCGTCGACGTCACGCTGCCCACCGGCCGCCGCCCGCTCGGGCGCCGCCACCCCATCGAGCTGATGTCGCAGCGCATCGCCGACCTCTTCGTCGGGATGGGCTGGGAGGTCGCCGAGGGCCCGGAGATCGAGGCGGAGTGGTTCAACTTCGACGCCCTGAACTTCGACGCCGACCACCCGGCGCGCCAGATGCAGGACACGTTCTACGTCGACCCGCCGCAGGACGGCCTCGTCCTGCGCACCCACACCTCGCCGGTCCAGGCCCGCACGCTCCTCGAGCGCGGCGTCCCCGTGTACGTCGCGGCCATCGGGCGGGTCTTCCGCACCGACGAGCTCGACGCCACGCACATGCCGGCCTTCCACCAGGTCGAGGGCCTCGCCGTCGACGAGGGCATCACGATGGCCCACCTCAAGGGCACCCTCGACCGGCTCGCCGCCGAGCTCTTCGGCGACGGCATCACCACGCGCCTGCGCCCGTCGTTCTTCCCCTTCACCGAGCCGAGCGCCGAGATGGACCTGCGCTGCTTCGTGTGCCGCGGCGAGGACCCGGACTGCCGCACCTGCAAGGGCACGGGCTGGATCGAGTGGGGCGGCTGCGGGATGGTCAACCGCAACGTGCTGCTCGCCTGCGGGGTCGACCCCGACCGCTACACGGGGTTCGCGTTCGGCATGGGGGTCGACCGCGCGCTGATGTTCCGCACGGGGGTCAGCGACATGCGCGACATGATCGAGGGTGACGTGCGCTTCGACGCGCAGTTCGGGATGGAGATCTGA
- a CDS encoding MFS transporter → MTTVTLAPYRRVLSRPSLRRTLLLGAFSRLALFATPVLLTIHVVTTLGRSYTQAGLVGGLVTVAIAVGSPWRGRLLDRRGLRALVGPSVVISGACWTAAPFVGYGTLLVLGTIGGLFLVPVTSIVRQAVMAAVPEEDRRTAISLDSAVLELVFMVAPAAGVWAATQWGSTGVLFVVQVLGVVTGAVLWLVDPPLRGESERETHAAGVPRRTWLLGPFLPVVLTVLATAVVLSGSDLGFVAAVRGFGETAALGLVIVFWGFGSLVGGLVYGALSREVPSRWLLLTLVVVTAPMAWAQTPLQLAVLALVAGLLCAPTITATVDEAVRAVPVRVRGEAMGWHGSALTGGGALGAPLAGYAADHYGPSSGFVVVAAVGLLVVVLVSVWPGRRTAAVEMPSPAAERSAH, encoded by the coding sequence GTGACGACGGTGACCCTTGCGCCGTACCGGCGCGTCCTCTCCCGACCGTCGCTGCGGCGCACCCTGCTGCTCGGTGCGTTCTCGCGCCTCGCCCTGTTCGCGACCCCGGTGCTCCTCACCATCCACGTCGTCACCACCCTCGGCCGCAGCTACACGCAGGCCGGCCTGGTCGGCGGCCTCGTGACCGTCGCGATCGCCGTCGGGAGCCCCTGGCGCGGCCGGCTGCTCGACCGTCGCGGCCTGCGCGCGCTCGTCGGCCCGTCCGTCGTCATCTCGGGAGCCTGCTGGACGGCGGCGCCGTTCGTCGGGTACGGGACCCTCCTCGTCCTCGGGACGATCGGCGGGCTCTTCCTCGTGCCCGTCACCTCGATCGTCCGCCAGGCCGTCATGGCCGCGGTGCCCGAGGAGGACCGGCGCACGGCCATCTCGCTCGACTCCGCCGTCCTCGAGCTCGTCTTCATGGTCGCGCCGGCCGCCGGGGTCTGGGCCGCCACGCAGTGGGGGAGCACGGGCGTGCTCTTCGTGGTGCAGGTGCTCGGGGTCGTCACGGGCGCCGTGCTGTGGCTCGTCGACCCCCCCCTGCGCGGCGAGTCCGAGCGCGAGACCCACGCCGCCGGGGTGCCTCGTCGCACCTGGCTCCTCGGGCCCTTCCTGCCCGTCGTCCTCACCGTCCTCGCGACCGCCGTCGTCCTCTCGGGGTCCGACCTCGGGTTCGTCGCCGCGGTCCGGGGCTTCGGCGAGACCGCGGCCCTCGGCCTCGTCATCGTCTTCTGGGGTTTCGGCTCCCTCGTCGGCGGCCTCGTCTACGGGGCCCTGTCCCGCGAGGTCCCGTCGCGCTGGCTCCTGCTCACCCTCGTCGTCGTCACGGCGCCGATGGCCTGGGCCCAGACGCCCCTGCAGCTGGCCGTCCTCGCCCTCGTCGCCGGGCTGCTGTGCGCCCCGACGATCACGGCGACCGTCGACGAGGCCGTCCGCGCCGTCCCCGTGCGGGTGCGCGGCGAGGCGATGGGCTGGCACGGCTCGGCCCTGACCGGCGGTGGCGCCCTCGGCGCGCCGCTGGCCGGCTACGCGGCCGACCACTACGGGCCCTCGAGCGGGTTCGTCGTCGTCGCGGCGGTGGGGCTGCTCGTCGTCGTGCTCGTCTCGGTGTGGCCGGGCCGCCGGACGGCCGCGGTCGAGATGCCCTCGCCGGCGGCGGAGCGCTCGGCGCACTGA
- a CDS encoding catalase: MTNDPYENPDTLGTPTGSTMSNGAPTESDAHSLSLSPDGPLMLHDVHLLDTLAHFNRENIPERKPHAKGSGAFGTFTVTHDITRFTKAAVFRPGTTSRTLARFSTVAGELGSPDTWRDVRGFSVRFYTQEGNWDLVGNNTPVFFLRDPMKFPHFIRSQKRLADSGLRDGTMQWDFWTNSPESAHQVTYLMGDRGLPRSWRHMNGYGSHTYLLSNEAGEKHWVKFHFHTQQGIENLTNEEAERISGADSDFHRRDLFEAIEKGDGPRWTMFIQAMPYAEAKDYRYNPFDLTKVWPHSDYPLIEVGTFELNENPVNHFAQIEQAAFAPSNIVPGIGFSPDKMLLARVFSYADAHRARVGTNAHQLPVNRPLPEVEEKANHLVFDGAMTYEVKGGPTYVPNSMGRGHSAFQGTVAEGWEADGEMVRQAYTLHAEDDDWTQAGMLVRDVFDDAQRDRFVETVAGALGGVREDVLERAFVYWTNVDAETGKRIEEKVRAGGGDPIPGAPDEDKAVVEQPLHESAAR, translated from the coding sequence ATGACGAACGACCCGTACGAGAACCCCGACACCCTCGGCACGCCCACCGGCTCGACGATGTCCAACGGCGCGCCCACCGAGAGCGACGCCCACAGCCTCAGCCTCTCGCCCGACGGCCCGCTGATGCTGCACGACGTGCACCTGCTCGACACCCTCGCCCACTTCAACCGCGAGAACATCCCGGAGCGCAAGCCGCACGCCAAGGGCTCCGGGGCCTTCGGCACCTTCACCGTCACCCACGACATCACCCGCTTCACGAAGGCCGCGGTCTTCCGCCCCGGCACGACGAGCCGCACGCTCGCGCGGTTCTCGACCGTCGCCGGCGAGCTGGGCTCCCCCGACACCTGGCGCGACGTGCGCGGCTTCTCGGTGCGCTTCTACACGCAGGAGGGCAACTGGGACCTCGTGGGCAACAACACGCCGGTCTTCTTCCTGCGCGACCCGATGAAGTTCCCCCACTTCATCCGCAGCCAGAAGCGGCTCGCGGACTCCGGGCTGCGCGACGGCACGATGCAGTGGGACTTCTGGACCAACTCCCCCGAGTCGGCCCACCAGGTCACCTACCTCATGGGCGACCGCGGGCTGCCGCGCAGCTGGCGGCACATGAACGGCTACGGCTCGCACACCTACCTCCTGAGCAACGAGGCCGGTGAGAAGCACTGGGTGAAGTTCCACTTCCACACCCAGCAGGGCATCGAGAACCTCACGAACGAGGAGGCCGAGCGCATCTCGGGAGCCGACAGCGACTTCCACCGCCGTGACCTCTTCGAGGCGATCGAGAAGGGCGACGGCCCGCGCTGGACGATGTTCATCCAGGCGATGCCGTACGCGGAGGCCAAGGACTACCGCTACAACCCGTTCGACCTGACCAAGGTCTGGCCGCACTCGGACTACCCCCTCATCGAGGTGGGCACCTTCGAGCTGAACGAGAACCCGGTCAACCACTTCGCGCAGATCGAGCAGGCGGCGTTCGCGCCGAGCAACATCGTGCCGGGCATCGGCTTCTCGCCCGACAAGATGCTCCTCGCCCGGGTCTTCTCCTACGCGGACGCCCACCGCGCCCGTGTGGGCACCAACGCCCACCAGCTGCCGGTCAACCGGCCGCTGCCCGAGGTCGAGGAGAAGGCCAACCACCTCGTCTTCGACGGCGCCATGACCTACGAGGTCAAGGGCGGCCCGACGTACGTCCCCAACAGCATGGGCCGCGGGCACTCCGCGTTCCAGGGGACGGTCGCCGAGGGCTGGGAGGCCGACGGCGAGATGGTCCGGCAGGCGTACACGCTGCACGCCGAGGACGACGACTGGACCCAGGCCGGGATGCTCGTGCGCGACGTCTTCGACGACGCCCAGCGCGACCGCTTCGTCGAGACCGTCGCCGGGGCCCTCGGGGGTGTCCGCGAGGACGTGCTCGAGCGGGCCTTCGTCTACTGGACGAACGTCGACGCCGAGACCGGCAAGCGCATCGAGGAGAAGGTCCGTGCCGGTGGCGGCGACCCGATCCCCGGCGCGCCCGACGAGGACAAGGCCGTCGTCGAGCAGCCGCTGCACGAGAGCGCGGCCCGCTGA
- a CDS encoding ATP-binding protein has protein sequence MTERFMVPDDLAANGLEFLPDGLIAAIGPDRVVRFMNSRAERITGLRAADVIGRDVVEALPLQDLGGEPWWELASPWVGLATRTGHRERLLVLPSGRELLVTAKYVREWRCGPVRSVVIGVRDAEGRRRAEKESAALLTSVAHELRSPLTGVKGFSSTLLRNWDRFTDDQKRLMLETIEADADRVTRLITELLDTSRIGTGRLTVHAQPLDLRSRFDGQVERRVAAGMDRGQLEVEVQEGLDVVWADPDRLEQVMTNLVDNALRHGKGTVRLCAERSRWDGPAAVDVTVSDDGDGIAPQHRELVFSRFWQAGAKHGTGLGLYLVRGLVEAHGGEVVVEDAPGGGARLRATFPDVG, from the coding sequence ATGACGGAGCGGTTCATGGTCCCCGACGACCTGGCCGCCAACGGTCTGGAGTTCCTGCCCGACGGCCTCATCGCCGCGATCGGCCCGGACCGCGTCGTCCGCTTCATGAACAGCCGGGCCGAGCGGATCACCGGTCTGCGCGCCGCCGACGTCATCGGCCGCGACGTCGTCGAGGCGCTGCCGCTGCAGGACCTCGGCGGTGAGCCCTGGTGGGAGCTCGCCTCGCCGTGGGTGGGGCTGGCCACGCGCACCGGGCACCGCGAGCGGCTGCTCGTCCTGCCCAGCGGCCGCGAGCTGCTCGTCACCGCGAAGTACGTCCGCGAGTGGCGCTGCGGCCCCGTCCGCTCGGTCGTCATCGGCGTGCGCGACGCCGAGGGCCGCCGCCGCGCCGAGAAGGAGTCGGCCGCGCTCCTCACGTCCGTCGCCCACGAGCTGCGCTCCCCGCTCACCGGGGTCAAGGGGTTCTCCAGCACGCTGCTGCGCAACTGGGACCGCTTCACCGACGACCAGAAGCGCCTCATGCTCGAGACCATCGAGGCCGACGCCGACCGCGTGACGCGCCTGATCACCGAGCTGCTCGACACCTCGCGGATCGGCACCGGTCGGCTGACCGTCCACGCGCAGCCGCTCGACCTGCGCAGCCGCTTCGACGGGCAGGTCGAGCGCCGGGTGGCCGCCGGGATGGACCGCGGGCAGCTCGAGGTCGAGGTCCAGGAGGGGCTCGACGTCGTCTGGGCCGACCCCGACCGCCTCGAGCAGGTGATGACCAACCTCGTCGACAACGCGCTGCGCCACGGCAAGGGCACGGTGCGCCTGTGCGCCGAGCGCTCCCGCTGGGACGGCCCGGCGGCGGTCGACGTCACGGTGAGCGACGACGGCGACGGCATCGCGCCGCAGCACCGCGAGCTCGTCTTCTCGAGGTTCTGGCAGGCCGGCGCCAAGCACGGCACGGGCCTGGGGCTCTACCTCGTGCGCGGGCTCGTCGAGGCCCACGGCGGCGAGGTCGTCGTCGAGGACGCGCCCGGAGGCGGTGCACGCCTCCGGGCCACGTTCCCCGACGTCGGCTAG
- a CDS encoding RNA methyltransferase produces MLTNPRSDRVKAVRSLQKRSVRQRTGRFCVEGPQGVREAVRYAAGRVRDVYLTAEAATRYADDIVAPARAADLWLHEVSPEVLAEMAESEAPQGVLAVVDDAPTTLETVLAAGPRLLVLLTNVRDPGNAGTVIRGADAAGADAVLVSASSVDVLSPKVVRSTAGSLFHLPVVTGLEVEATLAALRAGGVRTLAADGAGSTALPEADLGGPHCWVMGNEAWGLPEETRAACDEVVHVPIHGRAESLNLAMAATICLYASAGVLPSAGLGR; encoded by the coding sequence GTGCTGACCAACCCCCGGTCCGACCGGGTCAAGGCGGTCCGCTCGTTGCAGAAGCGGTCGGTGCGACAGCGCACCGGCCGCTTCTGCGTCGAGGGGCCGCAGGGCGTGCGGGAGGCCGTGCGGTACGCCGCCGGCCGCGTCCGCGACGTCTACCTCACCGCCGAGGCCGCCACCCGCTACGCCGACGACATCGTCGCCCCGGCACGCGCCGCGGACCTCTGGCTGCACGAGGTGAGCCCCGAGGTCCTCGCGGAGATGGCCGAGTCCGAGGCGCCCCAGGGCGTCCTCGCCGTCGTCGACGACGCCCCGACGACCCTCGAGACGGTGCTCGCGGCCGGTCCCCGGCTGCTCGTGCTGCTGACCAACGTCCGCGACCCGGGCAACGCCGGCACCGTCATCCGCGGGGCGGACGCCGCCGGCGCGGACGCCGTCCTCGTCAGCGCCTCCTCGGTCGACGTGCTCTCGCCGAAGGTCGTGCGCTCGACCGCCGGCTCGCTCTTCCACCTGCCGGTCGTCACCGGTCTCGAGGTCGAGGCCACCCTCGCCGCGCTGCGCGCCGGGGGCGTCCGCACGCTCGCGGCCGACGGCGCCGGGAGCACTGCGCTGCCCGAGGCCGACCTCGGCGGGCCGCACTGCTGGGTCATGGGCAACGAGGCGTGGGGGCTGCCCGAGGAGACCCGCGCGGCCTGCGACGAGGTCGTCCACGTGCCCATCCACGGGCGGGCCGAGTCGCTCAACCTCGCGATGGCTGCGACGATCTGTCTCTACGCCTCGGCGGGTGTCCTGCCCTCCGCCGGCCTCGGGAGGTAG
- the rplT gene encoding 50S ribosomal protein L20: MARVKRAVNAQKKRRVVLERASGYRGQRSRLYRKAKEQVQHSLGYAYRDRRARKGDFRRLWIQRINAAARANGMTYNRFIQGLKAAEIEVDRRMLAELAVNDEAAFTALVEIAKANQPAREPAKASA; the protein is encoded by the coding sequence GTGGCACGCGTGAAGCGGGCGGTCAACGCCCAGAAGAAGCGCCGGGTCGTCCTCGAGCGGGCCAGCGGCTACCGCGGGCAGCGCTCGCGCCTGTACCGCAAGGCCAAGGAGCAGGTCCAGCACAGCCTCGGCTACGCCTACCGCGACCGCCGGGCCCGCAAGGGTGACTTCCGTCGCCTCTGGATCCAGCGGATCAACGCCGCGGCCCGCGCCAACGGCATGACGTACAACCGCTTCATCCAGGGCCTCAAGGCCGCCGAGATCGAGGTCGACCGTCGCATGCTCGCCGAGCTCGCGGTCAACGACGAGGCCGCGTTCACCGCGCTCGTCGAGATCGCGAAGGCCAACCAGCCGGCTCGCGAGCCCGCCAAGGCCTCCGCCTGA
- the rpmI gene encoding 50S ribosomal protein L35, which translates to MPKNKTHSGTKKRFRITGSGKVMREQAGHVHKFHEKTPQKARRLSKDVLVSAADAPKIKKLLGK; encoded by the coding sequence ATGCCGAAGAACAAGACCCACAGCGGCACGAAGAAGCGCTTCCGGATCACCGGCTCGGGCAAGGTCATGCGCGAGCAGGCCGGCCACGTGCACAAGTTCCACGAGAAGACGCCGCAGAAGGCCCGTCGCCTCTCCAAGGACGTCCTCGTCTCGGCTGCCGACGCCCCGAAGATCAAGAAGCTCCTCGGCAAGTGA
- the infC gene encoding translation initiation factor IF-3: MTKEKHISEPRINDRIRVPEVRLVGPNGEQVGIVRVEDALRLAAEADLDLVEVAPMAKPPVAKLMDFGKYKYEAAMKAREARKNQVNTVIKEIKLRPKIDPHDYGTKKGHVVRFLGGGDKVKVTIMFRGREQSRPELGFRLLQRLAQDVAELGTVESQPKQDGRNMVMVLAPTKKKAQAMAEQRKKRDDAKAVHPADEPLDETLSVDEPATDEAVVTEGTEPEGAATVEETSATQEQAEATPAGDEPTTAG; encoded by the coding sequence GTGACGAAGGAGAAGCACATCAGCGAGCCACGCATCAACGACCGCATCCGGGTACCCGAGGTGCGGTTGGTCGGCCCCAACGGCGAGCAGGTCGGCATCGTCCGCGTCGAGGACGCGCTCCGTCTCGCGGCGGAGGCGGACCTCGACCTCGTCGAGGTCGCGCCGATGGCCAAGCCCCCGGTCGCCAAGCTCATGGACTTCGGCAAGTACAAGTACGAAGCCGCCATGAAGGCCCGTGAAGCGCGCAAGAACCAGGTCAACACGGTCATCAAGGAGATCAAGCTCCGCCCGAAGATCGACCCGCACGACTACGGCACCAAGAAGGGCCACGTCGTCCGGTTCCTCGGGGGCGGCGACAAGGTCAAGGTGACGATCATGTTCCGCGGCCGCGAGCAGTCGCGCCCGGAGCTCGGCTTCCGCCTCCTCCAGCGCCTCGCGCAGGACGTCGCGGAGCTCGGCACCGTCGAGTCCCAGCCGAAGCAGGACGGCCGCAACATGGTCATGGTCCTCGCGCCGACGAAGAAGAAGGCGCAGGCGATGGCCGAGCAGCGCAAGAAGCGCGACGACGCCAAGGCCGTCCACCCCGCCGACGAGCCGCTCGACGAGACCCTCTCGGTCGACGAGCCCGCCACCGACGAGGCGGTCGTGACCGAGGGCACCGAGCCCGAGGGCGCCGCGACCGTCGAGGAGACGAGCGCGACGCAGGAGCAGGCCGAGGCGACCCCGGCGGGCGACGAGCCCACCACCGCGGGCTGA
- a CDS encoding SseB family protein, giving the protein MPHDHPAAPDGPADSAGTPWRRRELSPSGFEADTGEADPALRVLLAAPGDDAALMRALEGSRLLVPVVAEPTEVDASGPLAVEVGVDMAAVTLVAPDGSRALPVFTGADSLAAWDPAARPVPVTPARAAQAAVSEGCDVLVVDVAGPGTRVLRPSMLWALAQERAWEPAHTDPFVARSVAAALAQEDAVTGHEVEEGTPHGAGVLGVVLHLRPGLEADEVRAVATRVGERLATDGELRARVDGLAFRIV; this is encoded by the coding sequence GTGCCGCACGACCACCCCGCCGCCCCCGACGGCCCCGCCGACTCCGCGGGGACCCCGTGGCGGCGTCGGGAGCTGAGCCCCTCGGGCTTCGAGGCCGACACGGGGGAGGCCGACCCCGCCCTGCGGGTGCTCCTCGCGGCCCCCGGGGACGACGCGGCCCTCATGCGCGCCCTCGAGGGCAGCCGGCTGCTCGTGCCCGTCGTCGCCGAGCCGACCGAGGTCGACGCGAGCGGCCCGCTCGCCGTCGAGGTCGGCGTCGACATGGCGGCGGTGACCCTCGTCGCCCCCGACGGCTCCCGCGCCCTGCCGGTCTTCACCGGCGCCGACTCGCTCGCCGCCTGGGACCCTGCCGCCCGCCCCGTCCCCGTCACCCCGGCCCGGGCGGCGCAGGCCGCGGTCTCTGAGGGCTGCGACGTGCTCGTCGTCGACGTCGCCGGTCCCGGTACCCGGGTCCTGCGCCCGTCGATGCTCTGGGCGCTCGCCCAGGAGCGCGCCTGGGAGCCGGCGCACACCGACCCCTTCGTGGCCCGCTCGGTCGCCGCCGCGCTCGCGCAGGAGGACGCCGTCACCGGCCACGAGGTCGAGGAGGGGACGCCGCACGGCGCGGGCGTCCTCGGGGTCGTCCTGCACCTGCGGCCCGGCCTGGAGGCCGACGAGGTGCGCGCGGTCGCGACCCGGGTGGGGGAGCGGCTCGCGACCGACGGTGAGCTGCGGGCGCGCGTCGACGGGCTCGCCTTCCGCATCGTCTGA